One window of Phycisphaeraceae bacterium genomic DNA carries:
- the flgK gene encoding flagellar hook-associated protein FlgK: MSLSGALQIGRSALVANQAALEVVGNNLANVATKGYHRQSIVLAANRDQEIQRGIFVGRGVHIQEINRQVDDALEGRIRSGVSDQSASAATRDILSQIESLQNELSDNDLSSQLSEFFNAWSELANNPLDNSVRRVVVQKGETVASYIRNLRTGITAVRAQVDESISGDVSAANDLLSRVEELNTQIVRAEQGTGSAHGLRDQRDQILAELAQYVDVSTIEQSNGAVDVFVGSLPVVLEGKSRGLEVRRQTIDGDLQMDVVLSADGSILQPTSGRLGALIKSRRDDVNAAVDTLDTFANQLAFEVNRAHSQGQGTKGYSSVTATNKVSDANAALNAAGLAFSPNHGTFLIHVTQKSTGQRTTSTINVDLDGIGTDTTLTSLAAQLNTVANVNASITPDGRLRLNSGGGDFELSFSEDSSGTLAALGINTFFQGTDASDLAVNSVVSGDPAYVAAGQNHVSGDNRNALAISSLATRPLASLGGLSISDQWSRHVEDYAVRLGQADQKFQADTVVRENLEAQQQSVSGVNTDEEAINLLAFQRAYQGSARFLSVVDEMYQTLLGLL; this comes from the coding sequence ATGAGCCTCAGCGGCGCATTACAAATCGGACGCTCGGCACTCGTGGCCAATCAGGCTGCGCTCGAAGTCGTCGGCAACAACCTTGCCAATGTCGCTACCAAGGGCTACCACCGGCAGTCAATCGTCCTGGCGGCCAACCGTGACCAGGAAATTCAGCGAGGAATCTTCGTTGGTCGCGGCGTTCACATTCAGGAAATCAACCGTCAGGTGGATGACGCGCTCGAGGGTCGCATCCGCAGCGGCGTGTCGGATCAGTCGGCTTCCGCTGCCACACGCGACATCCTCAGTCAGATCGAGTCGCTTCAGAATGAATTATCCGACAACGATCTCTCCTCGCAGCTCAGTGAATTTTTCAATGCGTGGAGTGAGTTGGCGAATAATCCGCTGGATAACTCGGTGCGCCGCGTCGTGGTTCAGAAGGGCGAAACCGTTGCGTCCTACATCCGCAACCTGCGGACGGGAATCACCGCTGTGCGGGCGCAGGTGGACGAGAGCATCTCTGGAGATGTCTCCGCAGCCAACGATCTGCTCTCGCGTGTGGAGGAGTTGAACACCCAGATCGTCCGTGCTGAGCAGGGCACCGGCAGTGCCCACGGCCTGCGCGATCAACGGGATCAGATTCTGGCGGAGCTTGCCCAGTACGTTGACGTATCGACCATTGAGCAGAGCAATGGCGCGGTTGATGTGTTCGTCGGCTCGCTGCCGGTCGTACTCGAAGGCAAGAGCCGCGGGCTGGAGGTTCGCCGCCAGACGATTGACGGTGATCTTCAGATGGATGTGGTGCTGTCGGCAGACGGCAGCATTCTCCAGCCGACGTCAGGACGCCTTGGTGCGTTGATTAAATCACGTCGTGATGATGTCAATGCTGCGGTCGATACCCTCGATACCTTCGCCAATCAGCTTGCATTTGAGGTCAACCGTGCCCACTCTCAGGGACAAGGTACGAAGGGCTATTCGTCGGTTACAGCGACGAATAAAGTTTCAGATGCGAATGCGGCTCTCAATGCGGCTGGACTGGCGTTTTCTCCCAACCACGGCACCTTCCTCATCCACGTCACGCAGAAATCAACCGGCCAGCGCACCACGAGCACGATCAACGTCGATCTTGACGGCATCGGTACGGATACCACGCTGACCAGCCTCGCGGCACAGCTCAACACGGTCGCCAATGTGAATGCCTCGATTACGCCGGACGGCAGGCTGCGGTTGAATTCCGGCGGCGGTGACTTTGAGCTTTCCTTCAGCGAGGATAGCAGTGGTACGCTGGCGGCCCTGGGTATCAACACCTTCTTCCAGGGCACGGATGCTTCTGATCTCGCGGTAAACAGCGTGGTATCCGGCGATCCCGCCTACGTCGCCGCCGGTCAGAATCACGTATCCGGCGACAACCGCAACGCCCTGGCGATTTCTTCGCTGGCGACTCGGCCGCTCGCATCACTCGGCGGTCTGAGCATTTCCGATCAATGGTCACGCCATGTCGAGGACTATGCGGTTCGGCTGGGGCAAGCGGATCAGAAATTCCAGGCGGATACCGTGGTCCGCGAAAACCTCGAAGCGCAGCAGCAATCAGTCAGCGGCGTCAACACCGACGAAGAAGCAATCAACCTGCTCGCGTTTCAGCGGGCTTATCAAGGCAGCGCGCGGTTTCTGTCAGTGGTGGACGAAATGTATCAGACGTTGCTGGGTCTGCTCTGA
- a CDS encoding flagellar protein FlgN, which yields MDKSPDHLLEKDLAALEVILRQQLALHEQMLVTLTDKKAALVHADHKKLTSLLQQENRHVQAISELEKQRLTLVGDLTLKIDPRAAAPLRLPELAMRMPEPARGRLMVLREQVRQRMERVREEAGLARRVTESLVRHMHGLVQSIGSAVTGIGTYNRAGTPPQAALAISTFNTTA from the coding sequence ATGGATAAATCACCGGACCATTTGCTGGAAAAAGATCTCGCTGCGCTGGAAGTGATCCTGCGTCAGCAGCTTGCGCTGCATGAACAGATGCTCGTGACGCTGACGGACAAGAAAGCCGCACTGGTGCATGCGGACCACAAAAAACTGACGAGTCTGCTCCAGCAGGAAAATCGTCACGTGCAGGCGATCAGCGAACTGGAAAAACAGCGATTAACGCTGGTGGGTGACCTGACCTTGAAGATTGATCCGCGTGCTGCGGCGCCTCTGCGGCTGCCTGAGTTGGCGATGCGAATGCCGGAGCCGGCGCGCGGGCGGCTGATGGTGCTCCGCGAACAGGTGCGGCAGCGGATGGAGCGAGTTCGAGAAGAAGCCGGTCTGGCGCGGCGAGTCACGGAATCGCTCGTTCGCCATATGCACGGACTTGTGCAATCCATCGGCAGCGCGGTGACGGGTATCGGCACCTACAACCGAGCCGGCACGCCGCCACAGGCGGCACTGGCGATCAGCACCTTTAACACCACGGCCTAA
- a CDS encoding flagellar basal body P-ring protein FlgI has product MDGSVESDRMLMKSKSCNSVRFPARLPAGMSRLAAVLVVFLMAATTAQAVQVQDLVRIKGAETNKLVGMGLVFGLRGTGDGGKYLPAMRPLAAVIQQLMDPNVVAAELKDAKNVALVALSATLPAGGVREGDHVDVNLSCVGPAKSLEGGRLFMIPLVGPLPGSPTFAFAEGAVTIDDTDNPNVGVVKGGAQLIRDIRAQYIDNGKLTLVLDDSIASWPMANNLASLINGYMSPDGPNVAKAVDQKNVEVTVSADDQKDPATFISQILQAYVHPSQISGGARVVVNAKTGTVIVSGDVQISPVVISHQGLTITTITPEATPTVGNPRIEEKRFVAIDPENVGGAKLSDLLMQLNQLKVDAKDRIAILREIHRSGKLHAQWVEE; this is encoded by the coding sequence ATGGACGGTTCAGTGGAGAGTGATCGGATGTTGATGAAAAGCAAGAGCTGCAACTCGGTGAGGTTTCCCGCTCGCTTACCCGCAGGCATGAGCCGCCTGGCAGCTGTGCTTGTCGTGTTTCTGATGGCTGCGACGACAGCTCAGGCGGTTCAGGTGCAGGATCTGGTTCGTATCAAGGGAGCGGAGACCAACAAGCTCGTGGGAATGGGGCTGGTGTTTGGTTTGCGGGGTACGGGTGACGGCGGGAAATACCTGCCGGCGATGCGGCCACTGGCGGCAGTGATTCAGCAACTGATGGACCCGAACGTCGTCGCTGCCGAGCTTAAGGACGCCAAAAACGTCGCACTGGTGGCGCTCTCCGCCACTCTGCCCGCAGGCGGTGTGCGTGAAGGCGATCATGTGGATGTAAACCTCTCCTGCGTAGGCCCGGCCAAGAGTCTCGAAGGCGGGCGGCTGTTCATGATTCCACTGGTGGGTCCGCTGCCAGGCTCACCCACCTTTGCCTTCGCAGAGGGAGCTGTGACGATCGACGATACGGACAATCCGAATGTCGGCGTCGTCAAGGGCGGAGCGCAGTTGATCCGCGATATCCGTGCGCAATACATCGATAACGGCAAGCTCACGCTGGTGCTCGACGACTCGATCGCGTCCTGGCCGATGGCTAACAACCTGGCGAGTCTGATCAACGGCTACATGTCACCTGATGGGCCTAATGTCGCCAAAGCTGTGGATCAGAAAAATGTTGAAGTCACGGTTTCCGCGGACGATCAGAAAGACCCCGCGACCTTCATCAGCCAGATTCTCCAGGCTTATGTGCATCCTTCGCAGATCAGCGGCGGAGCGCGTGTCGTGGTCAACGCCAAGACCGGCACCGTGATTGTCAGCGGCGATGTGCAGATTTCACCGGTCGTGATTTCGCATCAAGGTTTGACCATCACCACGATCACCCCGGAGGCGACGCCAACGGTGGGGAATCCACGGATCGAGGAAAAGCGATTCGTAGCTATTGATCCTGAAAACGTCGGCGGGGCCAAGTTGTCTGATCTGCTTATGCAGCTCAATCAACTCAAGGTCGATGCGAAGGATCGCATCGCCATCCTGCGTGAAATCCACCGGAGCGGCAAGCTGCATGCTCAGTGGGTGGAGGAATGA
- a CDS encoding flagellar basal body L-ring protein FlgH, with amino-acid sequence MSLMKWVSILVIAVVVSSWGSRLYGQTSSLYVTEVAVPAPKGVGNNPVDRLSPALSSNSLAAVKMPEPRKFAMYDLVTIIIRESTESDSESTLDTKKESKYDGEVSAFPNLQLAKLLQFQLEPSSFSNGNPSLGVNFKSNFKGDGSAKRSDTFTSRITARIIDVKPNGTIVIEARKFIQSDKETLEMVLSGTCRKEDITIDNTILSTQIYDLNLKKIHKGELRNTAKKGFITKVLDGIFNF; translated from the coding sequence ATGAGTTTGATGAAATGGGTTTCGATCCTGGTCATAGCGGTAGTCGTCAGCTCATGGGGCAGCCGCCTTTACGGGCAGACTTCGTCGCTTTATGTCACAGAGGTTGCAGTACCGGCTCCGAAGGGAGTTGGCAACAACCCGGTCGATCGCCTTTCACCCGCTCTTTCCAGCAATTCGCTGGCGGCAGTCAAGATGCCTGAGCCGCGCAAGTTCGCCATGTATGACCTGGTGACCATCATCATCCGTGAGAGCACGGAGAGTGACAGCGAATCGACGCTCGACACCAAGAAGGAGTCGAAGTACGACGGCGAAGTCAGCGCGTTTCCAAATCTGCAACTGGCAAAGCTGTTGCAGTTCCAGCTTGAGCCGTCGAGCTTCAGCAATGGCAATCCGAGCCTGGGCGTGAATTTCAAGAGCAACTTCAAGGGTGACGGCAGTGCCAAGCGATCCGACACATTCACCAGCCGCATCACTGCTCGAATCATTGATGTCAAGCCCAACGGCACGATCGTGATCGAGGCCAGGAAGTTCATCCAGAGCGACAAGGAAACACTTGAGATGGTTCTGTCGGGAACATGCCGCAAGGAAGATATCACCATCGATAACACGATTCTTTCGACACAGATTTATGACCTGAATCTCAAGAAGATTCACAAGGGTGAGCTGCGCAATACAGCGAAGAAGGGCTTTATCACCAAGGTTCTCGATGGGATTTTCAACTTCTGA